From Novosphingobium resinovorum, the proteins below share one genomic window:
- a CDS encoding VOC family protein: MQATPFLMFQGDAQEALILWKRAFPDHIKVTELERHSGGEAQGKLSSARFTLGGTEWRVFDSPIPHAFTFTPATSIFVDCEDEAQLRHAAKVLGEGGKVMMPLDGYEFAALFTWLSDVHGVSWQLSLPFPEPD; the protein is encoded by the coding sequence ATGCAAGCCACTCCCTTCCTCATGTTCCAGGGCGATGCGCAGGAAGCGTTGATCCTGTGGAAGCGTGCGTTTCCCGATCACATCAAGGTTACGGAACTGGAGCGCCACTCCGGCGGCGAGGCGCAGGGTAAGCTCTCCTCCGCGCGCTTCACGCTCGGCGGCACCGAGTGGCGGGTGTTCGACAGCCCGATCCCGCACGCCTTCACCTTCACCCCCGCGACCTCGATCTTCGTCGATTGCGAGGACGAGGCGCAGCTTCGCCACGCCGCGAAAGTCCTGGGCGAAGGCGGCAAGGTGATGATGCCGCTGGACGGCTACGAGTTCGCGGCTCTGTTCACGTGGCTCAGCGATGTGCACGGCGTCAGTTGGCAGCTCTCCCTGCCCTTTCCAGAGCCCGACTGA
- the rpsA gene encoding 30S ribosomal protein S1 translates to MASVANPTRDDFAKMLDEQLGGVADDGFEGRVVKGTVTAIENDKAVIDVGLKSEGRVSLREFARGEDDHGLKVGDEVEVYVDRVENADGEAMLSRDRARREAAWDKLESEFGEGKRVEGVIFGRVKGGFTVDLDGAVAFLPGSQVDIRPVRDVTPLMDVPQPFQILKMDRRRGNIVVSRRAVLEETRAEQRSELIDKLSEGQVIDGVVKNITDYGAFVDLGGIDGLLHVTDMSYKRVNHPSEVIAIGDTVKVQIIRINSETQRISLGMKQLESDPWEGAGVKYPVGAKLQGTVTNITEYGAFVELEAGIEGLVHVSEMSWTKKNVHPGKIVSTSQEVEVVVLEVDSDKRRISLGLKQAQQNPWEAFAERHPVGSQVEGEVKNATEFGLFIGLDGDVDGMVHMSDIAWGISGEDALALHRKGEQVSAVVLDVDVEKERISLGMKQLERGAPAAGGTGSSAEGNLRRGQVVTVTVLEVRDGGLEVQAGDDGATGFIKRSDLGRDRDEQRPDRFQVGQKLDAMVTGFDRSKKPNFSVKARQLAEEKEAVEQYGSSDSGASLGDILGEALKARS, encoded by the coding sequence ATGGCATCTGTTGCCAATCCGACCCGCGACGATTTCGCGAAGATGCTCGACGAGCAGCTCGGCGGCGTCGCTGACGACGGCTTCGAAGGCCGCGTCGTCAAGGGCACCGTCACCGCGATCGAGAACGACAAGGCCGTCATCGACGTGGGCCTCAAGAGCGAAGGCCGCGTGTCGCTGCGCGAGTTCGCTCGTGGCGAAGACGACCACGGCCTGAAGGTCGGTGACGAAGTCGAAGTTTACGTCGATCGCGTCGAGAACGCCGACGGCGAAGCGATGCTGTCGCGCGACCGTGCACGCCGCGAAGCCGCCTGGGACAAGCTGGAAAGCGAGTTCGGCGAAGGCAAGCGCGTCGAAGGCGTGATCTTCGGCCGCGTCAAGGGCGGCTTCACCGTCGACCTCGACGGCGCCGTTGCATTCCTCCCCGGCTCGCAGGTCGACATCCGCCCCGTGCGCGACGTCACCCCGCTGATGGACGTGCCGCAGCCCTTCCAGATCCTCAAGATGGACCGTCGCCGTGGCAACATCGTCGTGTCGCGCCGCGCCGTCCTCGAAGAGACCCGCGCCGAACAGCGCAGCGAGCTGATCGACAAGCTGAGCGAAGGCCAGGTCATCGACGGCGTCGTCAAGAACATCACCGACTACGGTGCGTTCGTTGACCTCGGCGGCATCGACGGCCTGCTCCATGTCACCGACATGAGCTACAAGCGCGTCAACCACCCGAGCGAAGTGATAGCCATCGGCGACACCGTGAAGGTGCAGATCATCCGCATCAACAGCGAAACCCAGCGCATCAGCCTCGGCATGAAGCAGCTGGAAAGCGATCCGTGGGAAGGCGCTGGCGTCAAGTACCCGGTCGGCGCGAAGCTGCAGGGCACGGTCACCAACATCACCGAATACGGCGCCTTCGTGGAGCTGGAAGCCGGGATCGAGGGCCTCGTCCACGTTTCGGAAATGTCCTGGACCAAGAAGAACGTCCACCCGGGCAAGATCGTCTCGACCTCGCAGGAAGTCGAAGTGGTCGTTCTCGAAGTCGATTCGGACAAGCGCCGCATCTCGCTCGGCCTGAAGCAGGCCCAGCAGAACCCCTGGGAAGCGTTCGCAGAGCGTCACCCGGTCGGCTCGCAGGTCGAAGGCGAAGTCAAGAACGCGACCGAATTCGGTCTGTTCATCGGCCTCGATGGCGACGTGGACGGCATGGTCCACATGTCGGACATCGCATGGGGCATCTCGGGCGAAGACGCGCTGGCTCTGCACCGCAAGGGCGAGCAGGTCTCGGCCGTGGTTCTCGACGTCGATGTCGAGAAGGAGCGCATCTCGCTCGGCATGAAGCAGCTTGAGCGTGGTGCTCCGGCTGCCGGCGGCACCGGTTCCTCGGCTGAGGGCAACCTGCGCCGCGGCCAGGTCGTCACCGTCACCGTTCTCGAAGTTCGCGACGGCGGCCTGGAAGTCCAGGCTGGCGACGATGGCGCCACCGGCTTCATCAAGCGTTCGGACCTCGGCCGCGACCGCGACGAGCAGCGCCCCGACCGCTTCCAGGTCGGCCAGAAGCTGGACGCCATGGTCACCGGTTTCGACCGTTCCAAGAAGCCGAACTTCTCGGTCAAGGCCCGCCAGCTGGCCGAAGAGAAGGAAGCAGTCGAGCAGTACGGTTCGTCGGACTCGGGCGCTTCGCTCGGCGACATCCTCGGCGAGGCCCTGAAGGCGCGTTCGTAA
- a CDS encoding beta-1,6-N-acetylglucosaminyltransferase, with the protein MSLHDQKYFSIGFPETGNVAAIAWILTASHARLEMDNRMIAYFLLVHRYPAQFKRLFEAIYQAGNQYVIHVDKSSGEALANDIASFLQPYQGVAILDPQNALWGGYSLVDAELRGMARLLEMDGRWTHYINLSGQDFPLKSQNYIRQFFAANPGRQFIRALDQRQERPDTLNRISHRFTEEHGKLTPGAARPYPAGSTPFIGTQWKAVTRSFCEYVCHDRRADSFKTFYRNSFIADEAFFQTVMMNGGDHGIVMNDDLRMIDWVPDGDIKLRPRNYDERDIDRLRASPDLFARKFDAETDTTILSLLERHLCSEAANIYRPAAAFSSLPDVVAA; encoded by the coding sequence GTGTCTCTTCACGATCAAAAATACTTTTCGATCGGCTTTCCTGAGACAGGAAACGTTGCCGCCATTGCCTGGATTTTGACAGCCAGTCATGCGCGGCTCGAAATGGACAACCGCATGATTGCTTATTTCCTGCTCGTTCACCGCTATCCGGCACAGTTCAAGCGGCTATTCGAGGCCATCTATCAAGCGGGAAATCAATACGTCATCCATGTCGACAAAAGCTCAGGCGAGGCCCTTGCGAATGACATTGCGTCCTTTCTGCAGCCCTATCAGGGGGTCGCAATCCTCGACCCCCAAAATGCGCTGTGGGGTGGCTACAGCCTCGTCGATGCGGAACTGCGCGGAATGGCTCGTCTCCTCGAAATGGACGGTCGCTGGACACATTACATAAACCTGTCCGGCCAGGACTTTCCTCTCAAAAGCCAGAACTACATCCGTCAATTCTTTGCAGCCAATCCGGGCAGGCAGTTCATCCGCGCGCTCGATCAGCGCCAGGAACGGCCCGACACCCTGAATCGCATCAGCCATCGGTTCACCGAAGAGCATGGCAAGCTGACGCCGGGAGCCGCCCGCCCCTACCCCGCGGGCAGCACCCCCTTCATCGGCACTCAGTGGAAGGCCGTGACCCGCAGCTTCTGCGAATATGTCTGCCATGATCGGCGAGCCGACTCGTTCAAGACATTCTATCGCAACAGTTTTATCGCGGACGAAGCCTTCTTCCAGACCGTGATGATGAACGGCGGCGACCACGGCATCGTCATGAACGACGATCTGCGGATGATAGACTGGGTCCCCGATGGTGACATCAAGCTGCGCCCGCGCAATTACGACGAACGCGACATCGACCGCTTGCGGGCAAGCCCAGACCTGTTCGCGCGCAAGTTCGACGCGGAGACCGACACCACGATTCTCTCGCTGCTCGAACGCCATCTGTGCTCGGAAGCGGCAAATATCTACCGTCCGGCAGCCGCATTTTCGAGCCTGCCGGACGTCGTCGCCGCCTGA
- a CDS encoding DUF962 domain-containing protein has translation MSERLVCHLAQYAAYHRDRRNVMTHMIGIPMIVLAVEVLLARPRIEIAGIGLAAVDFAIVAVCCFYFTLDRRLACGMAAVLAVGKVIGGKLAEQDTATWLGWGLSLFVVGWLFQLLGHKWEGRKPAFLDDVRGLLIGPLFVLAEAVFHFGRRLELREAIERRLAQAD, from the coding sequence ATGTCCGAACGGCTCGTGTGCCATCTGGCGCAATATGCGGCGTATCACCGCGACCGGCGCAATGTCATGACGCACATGATCGGCATTCCGATGATCGTGCTGGCGGTCGAGGTGCTGCTGGCGCGGCCCCGGATCGAGATCGCCGGCATCGGCCTTGCAGCCGTCGACTTCGCCATCGTCGCGGTGTGCTGCTTCTACTTCACGCTGGACCGCAGGCTGGCCTGCGGCATGGCGGCGGTGCTTGCGGTGGGCAAGGTGATCGGCGGCAAGCTGGCCGAGCAGGATACCGCGACCTGGCTGGGCTGGGGGTTAAGCCTGTTCGTGGTGGGCTGGCTGTTCCAGCTGCTCGGCCACAAGTGGGAGGGGCGCAAGCCCGCTTTCCTCGACGACGTGCGCGGTCTGCTGATCGGCCCGCTGTTCGTGCTGGCCGAGGCGGTGTTCCACTTCGGCAGGCGGCTCGAACTGCGCGAAGCAATCGAAAGGCGGCTCGCTCAGGCCGACTGA
- a CDS encoding (d)CMP kinase, whose amino-acid sequence MIIAVDGPTASGKGTIAKALAAHFHLPHLDTGLLYRAVGHQCALSGGDPDDPEDALAACTFAPELLSDPELRSEATGGLASRVSIHPAVRQALFERQRSFATQPGGAVLDGRDIGTVIAPEAEAKLFVVASVEARAQRRFLEMQAHGRDASLEEIAADLAARDARDKGRKDAPLAAAADALLIDTSTLKREEAIAAAIAAVDALVQSA is encoded by the coding sequence ATGATCATCGCCGTCGACGGACCGACCGCCTCGGGCAAAGGCACGATCGCCAAGGCGCTGGCGGCGCACTTCCACCTGCCGCATCTCGACACCGGGCTTCTCTATCGCGCGGTCGGCCACCAATGCGCGTTGAGCGGCGGCGACCCTGACGATCCCGAAGATGCGCTGGCCGCCTGCACGTTCGCGCCCGAACTGCTCTCCGATCCCGAACTGCGCTCCGAGGCGACCGGCGGCCTCGCCAGCCGCGTTTCGATCCACCCGGCCGTACGCCAGGCCCTGTTCGAACGGCAGCGCAGCTTCGCCACCCAGCCCGGCGGCGCCGTGCTCGACGGGCGTGACATCGGCACTGTCATCGCGCCGGAGGCCGAGGCCAAGCTGTTCGTCGTCGCCTCGGTGGAGGCCCGCGCGCAGCGGCGCTTCCTTGAGATGCAGGCGCATGGCCGCGACGCTTCGCTGGAAGAGATCGCCGCCGACCTCGCCGCCCGCGACGCCCGCGACAAGGGCCGCAAGGACGCCCCGCTGGCCGCCGCCGCCGATGCGCTGCTGATCGACACCTCCACCCTCAAGCGCGAGGAAGCAATCGCCGCCGCCATCGCCGCCGTGGACGCGCTCGTTCAGTCGGCCTGA